A stretch of DNA from Aciduliprofundum sp. MAR08-339:
GATTTCCCTCAACCTCAGGAGGGCAGAATGCCTTTTTCATCTTCCTCCTTATATCCTCCTCACTATCATCCACAAAGATCGCACTTCCCTCCTTGCTCTTGCTCATCTTAGCCTCAATTGGATCCATTCTACCTGTGCCCTTCAATCCTGCGAGAATGACCGTGTGCACCGCCACAGGTTTCTTGTACCCAAGTTTATCCGCCACGTCTCTAGCAAGCATATGAGCGTGCCTCTGATCCATGCCCCCAAGGGCGATATCCAAATCCATGTCAAATATGTCTGAGACCTGCATGAACGGGTAAATGATCTTTGAAGAATCAAGTTCTGCCTCGTCCTCCTTGCGGCCCATTATGCTCATTGCCCTCTTGGCGCGTTTGAGCGATGTTCTCTTTGCCACCCTTATTACCCTTTTCCAGTACTCCTTTCTGCTAACCAGCTCATCTGCCCATACATACCTTGGCCTTATATCCAGGGCCCCAAAAACTCCCTTCATGTATTCCCCCGCAAGGCGAATCTTCTCAATATCCCCTCCAAACTTATCGTTTATGAATGCGTGCCAATCCGCCAGAAACACTATCATATCCACACCTGCATCCATAAGATCCCGAACCTTCGCTCCTATTATGAGTCCGGTGCCAAGATGCACCCTGCCAGATGGCTCAAGACCAACATAGCCCCTTGGATTGCCCTTTAGAGCAATCTCCAGTTCTTCAGGGGTGATAACCTCAACCACGTTGCGCATGAGTTTATCTGAAAGCATAGATAGGCGATGAATTGAAGATATAAAGAATTTATGAATTGAAGCAAATTTATATAAGGGCAATATCATTCAAGTAACGGGTGGAAAACTATGGAAAAATATGACCTGAAATACGCAAAAAGAGCAACCGCAATTTTCGTACTCCTTCCACTCCTGGTTATGTACACGGAGGCCGTGCTCATTCCATCTCTTCCCACAATACAAAAGGATTTTAACATCACCCCTGGCAACGCCAGCTGGATACTTTCAATATACCTCCTCGTTGGAACCGTAAGCGTGACGGTCATGGGAAAACTCGGAGATATGTACGGAAAGAAAAAGATGTTCCTCATATCCCTGATATTCTACACGTTGGGCGTATCAATGAACGGTTTTGCACCCAATTTTCAATATCTCCTGTTCTCAAGGGGGCTTCAGGGTATAGGCATGGCCATATTTCCGCTTGGATTCAGTCTGGTAAGGGAGGAATTTCCACCGGAAATGGTTCCTGAGATTCAGGGACTCATAAGCGCCATGTTCGCCATAGGAATGGTCATAGCCTTCCCCCTGGGTGCATACATATCCCAGAACTATGGATGGAGATGGACATACCACAGTGTTGCACCCTTTGCAGTATTGATGCTCATTGCATCCTATTTTGTGCTGCGTGAGAGCAGATACATCACAAGAAGTAAGTTTGATTTTGTTGGCCTGATTCTCCTAACCTTCTTCGTGGTGCCAGCACTGGTGGCGGTTACAAGAGCACCAACCGTTGGATGGTACAAAACTCAAACTCTGCTCCTGTTTGCCATCTCCGCCGTATCCTTTACCATCATGATTCTCTGGGAAAGAAAGACGAAGGATCCACTGATCCCGATATCCGTGATATCCAGCAGAAACCCCATGATAGCCAACATTGGGATAATGATGGCTGGATTTGGCATACAGATGATGAGCCAGGCCAACACCTACATACTCCAGATGCCACAACCCTACGGATTTGGAAAAACCATACTGGAAACGGGCCTTCTTATGACGCCAATGGCCGTTGCCTCACTGATAATAGCACCAATTGCAGGAAAACTTATGCCCAGAGTGGGTGTGAAAATCTTTGCAGTCCTTGGTTCCCTAACAGCATTTTTCGGGCTGGTTCTCATGGCAAAATATGCAACAAGCGTGGACCTCTGGAGATTCATAGGAATGACCATTATTGTCAGTTCTGGAATCGTGCTTATGAACGTATCCCTAATCAACGTGCTCATATTCAGTGTAAATAAGAGGGTTATGGGTATTGCCACGGGGGCAAACAGCCTTTTCAGAAATTTTGGGGCCACATGGGGTCCAGCAATAGCGGGGACGATTATGACCACCTACTACACACTCATTCATCTCCCTGCACCTCCCTACGTGATGCAGATACCGACAAACAAGGCCTACGAGATACTATTTTCAGGTTCGGCTCTGATTTTCCTCCTGCTGGGCATACTCTCCCTGTTCATAATTGAGGTCATGAAGAAAGGAGTAATAGGAACAAAACAATAATCAGCAAATTATTTGTTCTATACTCTCATGCAAGCCCCATGGACATAACCGTGATCTTCGTTGAGCCCCAGTTCACAGGAAACATAGGATTCCTCGCCAGAACCATGGCGAACTTTAACTTCAAAAATTTAGTGCTTGTTAATCCTCCCCCACTGGACGATGATGCTTTCAGATTCGCGAAGCATGCCAGATACATTTTGGAGAATGCAGAGATCGTGAAAGATTTTGAAGAGGTACGAAGGTCATTTGATTATCTTGTCGCCACAAGCGGTGTGAGCACAAAATCTCCAAAGAAATTCAAGAGAATCGCAATGAGCCCCAGAGAATTTGCAGAGAAGGTCGGAGGATACAAGGGAAAAATGGGCATGGTTTTTGGAAGGGAAAACTACGGGCTCTACAATGGGGAAATTGAGCAATGTGATGCCCTGATAACAATCCCCACAAGCGAGGATTACCCCATCATGAACGTTACCCATGCGGCGGCCATCGTGCTGTACGAATTATTTCTTCAGGAAGAACGGAAGGAGGAAATGCCCATTGCCGAGAACTTTGAGTTGAATCTTCTTAATTCAAGATTCTCCGAAATTCTAGATGCAATAAATTTTCCAGCGCATAAGAGGAAGAACACGGAGGTGATGTTCCGCCGCATAATTGGAAGGGCGATGCTCACCAAGTGGGAGTATCACAGCATGATGGGAGTTTTCAAAAGGATTCTATACAAACTCGAAAGGTAACATATGTAAGAAACTTTTAAATATTAAGTCGCATTTGAGTAATTTGGTGATTAAGATGCCCTATGGTGATGGAACTGGACCTGATGGTCGAGGGCCCAGAGGTAGGAGAATGGGACCCTGCGGGCGTGGGATTTATCCATTCAACGGATACAGTGGTGGCTATGCTGATTACGGACCCAGAGGATACTACGAACCCCCAATGGGATATCCGCGCAGGACCTACCTTGGAAGGTTCTTTACCCGTCTGTTTGGAAGTTTCAGGAGATACGGAAGGGGATACAGACGTGGACGCAGAGGGAGAAGATGGTGAGAGGGATGCCCCGAGGTGGTAGATACCTGTACTCCCCTCCATTGGGATTCAGATTCGCAGGCATTTACTCACTCATAGACCTCGTGATCCTGGTGCTGGTGATAATAATACTGATACACCTATTCATAGTGGCATCATTCTATGTGATAGCCCTCGTTGGGCTTCTCCTGCTAAGAGAGTTTGTAAGACCGAGATATGGAAGAAGATGGTAAGGAGGTGATGAAAAATGTATGGATATTACGGATACTACCCGTATGGACCCGGCTTTGGCTGGGGCCGAGGATGGGGTAGAGGAAGAGGATTTGGACGTGGTCGTGGCTGGGGAGCCATGCTTGGATACTGCCCATGGACAGGCATGCCAAGGGGATGGAGATGGATGTACCCCTATGGAACCACCTACAGTATGTACAGCCCTTACTACCCGAGGTACTACCCATACTACGGAACAGGCACCCAGGCATACGTACCGGC
This window harbors:
- a CDS encoding tyrosine--tRNA ligase, encoding MLSDKLMRNVVEVITPEELEIALKGNPRGYVGLEPSGRVHLGTGLIIGAKVRDLMDAGVDMIVFLADWHAFINDKFGGDIEKIRLAGEYMKGVFGALDIRPRYVWADELVSRKEYWKRVIRVAKRTSLKRAKRAMSIMGRKEDEAELDSSKIIYPFMQVSDIFDMDLDIALGGMDQRHAHMLARDVADKLGYKKPVAVHTVILAGLKGTGRMDPIEAKMSKSKEGSAIFVDDSEEDIRRKMKKAFCPPEVEGNPVLQIARHILFSYYIEKMVIKRPEKWGGDIIFHSYDELERAYAKGELHPMDLKMAVAGELIRILKPVREYVEKNDDIPRALGWGR
- a CDS encoding MFS transporter produces the protein MEKYDLKYAKRATAIFVLLPLLVMYTEAVLIPSLPTIQKDFNITPGNASWILSIYLLVGTVSVTVMGKLGDMYGKKKMFLISLIFYTLGVSMNGFAPNFQYLLFSRGLQGIGMAIFPLGFSLVREEFPPEMVPEIQGLISAMFAIGMVIAFPLGAYISQNYGWRWTYHSVAPFAVLMLIASYFVLRESRYITRSKFDFVGLILLTFFVVPALVAVTRAPTVGWYKTQTLLLFAISAVSFTIMILWERKTKDPLIPISVISSRNPMIANIGIMMAGFGIQMMSQANTYILQMPQPYGFGKTILETGLLMTPMAVASLIIAPIAGKLMPRVGVKIFAVLGSLTAFFGLVLMAKYATSVDLWRFIGMTIIVSSGIVLMNVSLINVLIFSVNKRVMGIATGANSLFRNFGATWGPAIAGTIMTTYYTLIHLPAPPYVMQIPTNKAYEILFSGSALIFLLLGILSLFIIEVMKKGVIGTKQ
- a CDS encoding RNA methyltransferase produces the protein MDITVIFVEPQFTGNIGFLARTMANFNFKNLVLVNPPPLDDDAFRFAKHARYILENAEIVKDFEEVRRSFDYLVATSGVSTKSPKKFKRIAMSPREFAEKVGGYKGKMGMVFGRENYGLYNGEIEQCDALITIPTSEDYPIMNVTHAAAIVLYELFLQEERKEEMPIAENFELNLLNSRFSEILDAINFPAHKRKNTEVMFRRIIGRAMLTKWEYHSMMGVFKRILYKLER